The Niastella koreensis GR20-10 genome includes a window with the following:
- a CDS encoding YceI family protein yields MRKTIVLILALFLTFSLFSQSLTPIDSASAVTFKIKNLGFNTGGSFSGLGGTINFNPDHPDGCNFDVHIDANTVNTGVEMRDDHLRGSDYFDVKNHPQIRFVSEKVTGSQKKGTFSVTGKLTIKGTTKDISFPFTAQPIKDGYLFNGEFKINRRDFKVGGGSTVSDNLTVNLKVVARKV; encoded by the coding sequence ATGAGGAAAACAATTGTACTTATTCTTGCCCTGTTCCTTACATTTTCGCTGTTTTCACAGTCATTGACGCCGATAGACAGCGCCTCGGCAGTTACCTTCAAAATAAAGAACCTCGGATTCAATACAGGCGGTTCGTTCAGCGGGCTGGGGGGCACCATCAACTTCAACCCCGACCACCCCGATGGCTGCAATTTTGATGTACATATTGATGCGAATACGGTAAATACCGGCGTTGAAATGCGCGATGATCATTTGCGCGGCAGCGATTATTTTGATGTAAAAAATCACCCGCAGATCAGGTTTGTGTCTGAAAAAGTGACCGGCTCACAAAAGAAAGGAACATTTTCTGTGACCGGTAAGCTAACCATCAAGGGAACAACAAAGGACATTTCGTTTCCTTTTACGGCACAGCCCATTAAGGACGGGTATTTATTTAACGGTGAATTCAAAATAAACCGCCGCGATTTCAAGGTAGGCGGGGGAAGCACGGTAAGTGATAATTTAACAGTTAACTTAAAGGTGGTTGCGCGGAAAGTATAG
- a CDS encoding NRDE family protein produces the protein MCTVTFIRSADKIYITSNRDEKHWRSSAMPPALYPFQSGTLLFPKDGDAGGTWIAAHENGNAIVFLNGGFVCHQPTPPYRKSRGLVLLDLLDSVNPVLSFGLWNLQQIEPFTAVIWNRGQLFECRWDGIRRHVTELNDSEPHIWSSATLYDETVVAKRKSWFREWLQQHAAPAPGDLLHFHQFTGDGDANNDLLMNRNGYVFTVSVTQLVLTGEHTHMHYLDLQQNKTFTQQLTVEKSMASRE, from the coding sequence ATGTGCACAGTAACATTTATCCGTTCGGCGGATAAGATCTATATAACATCCAACCGCGATGAAAAGCATTGGCGTTCCAGTGCAATGCCGCCGGCGTTGTATCCCTTTCAATCGGGCACTTTATTATTTCCGAAGGATGGCGACGCCGGTGGAACCTGGATAGCAGCCCATGAAAATGGCAATGCCATCGTTTTTTTGAATGGAGGTTTTGTTTGTCACCAGCCAACGCCGCCGTATCGCAAAAGCCGCGGACTGGTATTGCTGGACCTGCTGGATTCCGTTAACCCGGTATTGAGTTTCGGCCTGTGGAATTTACAACAGATAGAGCCCTTTACCGCCGTGATCTGGAACAGGGGGCAGTTGTTTGAATGCCGGTGGGATGGCATCAGGAGGCATGTGACCGAACTGAATGATTCGGAACCGCACATCTGGTCGTCGGCCACGCTGTACGATGAAACTGTGGTGGCGAAAAGAAAAAGCTGGTTCAGAGAATGGCTGCAGCAACACGCAGCGCCTGCACCCGGCGACCTGCTGCATTTTCACCAGTTTACCGGCGATGGCGATGCAAACAATGACCTGCTGATGAATCGCAATGGCTACGTGTTCACCGTAAGTGTTACGCAACTGGTGTTAACCGGTGAACACACCCACATGCATTACCTTGATCTGCAGCAAAACAAAACCTTCACGCAACAATTAACAGTAGAAAAATCAATGGCAAGCCGGGAATGA
- a CDS encoding HipA family kinase yields MSQQPEIRTVNVTRYVTPLREGGSLPAIAEADDGFMYVLKFRGAGQGIKALIAELIGGEVARALGMKVPELVLANLDTAFGRTEPDEEIQDLLKASVGLNLALHYLSGAITYDPAVVKIDARLASQIVWLDCLLMNVDRTPRNTNMLIWHKELWLIDHGATLYFHHNWPNWKEQALKPFAQVKDHVLLPQASQLTEVDAAFRAVLSPERIRAIVDLVPEEWLTTDLQEASAAERRQVYAEFLITRIASSHIFVNEAQHAGKILI; encoded by the coding sequence ATGTCACAACAACCTGAAATAAGAACAGTGAACGTTACCCGCTACGTTACCCCGCTGCGCGAGGGGGGTTCACTGCCTGCCATTGCAGAAGCTGATGATGGCTTTATGTATGTGCTTAAATTCAGAGGCGCCGGGCAGGGGATAAAAGCCCTGATAGCCGAACTGATAGGCGGAGAAGTGGCCCGTGCATTGGGCATGAAAGTGCCTGAACTGGTACTGGCCAATTTAGACACTGCCTTTGGCCGTACCGAGCCCGATGAGGAGATCCAGGACCTGTTAAAAGCAAGTGTGGGGCTTAACCTGGCGCTGCATTATTTATCGGGCGCCATCACCTATGACCCGGCTGTTGTAAAGATCGATGCGCGGCTGGCCTCGCAGATCGTATGGCTCGATTGTTTGCTCATGAACGTTGACCGTACGCCCCGCAATACCAATATGCTCATCTGGCATAAAGAACTCTGGCTTATTGATCATGGCGCTACTTTATATTTCCACCATAACTGGCCAAACTGGAAAGAACAGGCACTAAAACCATTTGCGCAGGTAAAAGACCATGTATTGTTGCCACAGGCTTCGCAACTCACTGAAGTGGATGCCGCCTTCAGGGCGGTACTTTCACCCGAACGCATTCGCGCCATTGTTGACCTGGTGCCCGAAGAATGGCTGACAACCGACCTGCAGGAAGCATCCGCTGCAGAACGCCGCCAGGTGTACGCCGAATTTTTAATAACCCGGATTGCCTCGTCACACATTTTTGTTAATGAAGCCCAACATGCAGGAAAAATACTTATTTGA
- a CDS encoding LysE family translocator produces MFISFLGTLPLGTLNVAAMQISVSDGIQPALLFSVGALLVEIIYVRISLVAMDWVQKQERLFRWLQWFTVLIIVALAVTNFMAAASPHVKKNVILSRTIPRFWLGMAMSAINPAQIPFWFGWSTALYTKKILVPRNDIYNTYIAGIGLGTFLGNAVFIFGGQLIVTRLNAKQGMISWIIGGVFALTALIMTWKILYKAKGKGEEAEKIGKRQTVKYNARRGKPTN; encoded by the coding sequence ATGTTTATTAGTTTCCTGGGTACCTTACCGCTGGGAACGTTAAATGTAGCGGCCATGCAGATCTCTGTAAGTGATGGCATTCAGCCGGCCCTGCTATTCTCTGTGGGCGCCCTGCTGGTGGAGATCATTTATGTGCGCATTTCGCTGGTGGCTATGGACTGGGTGCAAAAACAGGAACGACTGTTCCGCTGGCTGCAATGGTTTACCGTATTGATAATAGTGGCCCTGGCCGTAACGAATTTTATGGCGGCTGCCAGTCCGCACGTTAAAAAGAACGTAATTCTATCACGTACCATTCCGCGCTTTTGGTTAGGGATGGCCATGAGCGCCATTAACCCGGCGCAGATCCCTTTCTGGTTTGGCTGGAGCACCGCCCTGTACACCAAAAAGATCCTGGTTCCCCGGAACGATATCTACAACACCTATATAGCCGGTATTGGCCTGGGTACCTTTCTGGGCAATGCTGTATTTATTTTCGGCGGACAACTCATTGTAACCCGTTTAAACGCGAAACAGGGTATGATCAGCTGGATAATTGGAGGCGTGTTTGCGTTAACGGCCCTTATCATGACGTGGAAGATCCTTTATAAGGCAAAGGGCAAAGGGGAAGAGGCAGAAAAAATTGGCAAACGGCAAACAGTAAAATACAACGCGCGTCGCGGCAAACCAACTAACTAA
- a CDS encoding KGG domain-containing protein: protein MQRRERQGRQDFSRRQNEGNRGRYGSQGGYEGYGQDQNYGRQGGQQTHYGYREQNDRNRYKGDYGQQRGYGNYDQGNYGQRGNYGNQQRGNWGQHEGFGGMQGGFGGYGNEGQYGQQGRYGNQQGGYGGYGNQGGWGGSQGGHSGMQGGYGQQGGWGQQGGYGQQGNQYGNRYGQGDENDDDYNNYGRMQGRYRGGDDEDIDEDYRREEEDEDDYGMQSQGRYGEEGDEEGFDEDEEGYNDWQHQQEHSRRGFGSMQHDQDRRMYGMGNQYEQEHEHDYDPEQNYNRGRQNYQQENEYGGGWSQGSQGSQGNRGMGRSSSGSGTSRRGFASMPKEDVSRIGRMGGEASHKNQGRSQSNRSSSGSRSQSGSGSSGRKNRSSSSRSKSSSR from the coding sequence ATGCAAAGAAGAGAACGGCAGGGCCGGCAGGATTTTAGCCGCCGGCAAAATGAAGGAAACCGTGGACGTTATGGTTCACAAGGAGGATATGAAGGTTATGGACAGGATCAGAATTACGGTAGGCAGGGTGGGCAGCAAACCCATTATGGATACCGCGAACAAAATGACAGGAACAGATATAAAGGTGATTATGGTCAGCAAAGAGGATATGGCAATTATGACCAGGGCAATTACGGACAGCGCGGCAATTATGGTAATCAGCAACGCGGCAACTGGGGCCAGCATGAAGGATTTGGAGGCATGCAGGGCGGCTTCGGTGGCTATGGCAATGAAGGACAATATGGTCAGCAGGGCAGGTATGGCAATCAGCAAGGTGGTTACGGAGGATACGGCAATCAGGGCGGCTGGGGTGGCAGCCAGGGTGGTCACAGCGGCATGCAGGGTGGATATGGTCAGCAGGGTGGCTGGGGCCAGCAAGGAGGTTATGGCCAGCAGGGAAACCAATATGGCAACCGGTACGGACAGGGTGATGAAAATGATGATGACTATAATAACTATGGACGCATGCAGGGACGTTATCGCGGTGGTGACGATGAGGATATAGATGAAGATTATCGCCGTGAAGAAGAAGACGAAGATGACTACGGCATGCAAAGTCAGGGGCGTTATGGTGAAGAAGGAGATGAGGAAGGTTTTGATGAAGACGAAGAAGGCTATAATGACTGGCAACACCAGCAGGAACATTCCCGCCGTGGTTTTGGCAGTATGCAACACGACCAGGATCGCCGCATGTATGGCATGGGCAACCAATACGAACAGGAACATGAACACGATTATGATCCAGAACAGAATTATAACCGTGGCCGGCAAAACTACCAGCAGGAAAATGAATATGGCGGTGGCTGGTCACAGGGATCGCAAGGGTCTCAGGGAAACCGGGGCATGGGCAGAAGCAGTTCCGGGTCAGGTACCTCACGCCGTGGCTTCGCCAGCATGCCTAAAGAAGATGTAAGCCGCATTGGACGTATGGGCGGTGAAGCTTCACATAAAAACCAGGGCAGGAGCCAAAGCAACCGTTCTTCTTCCGGCAGCCGCTCACAAAGCGGATCAGGCTCAAGTGGAAGAAAGAACCGTTCCAGCTCAAGCCGCAGCAAAAGCAGCTCCAGGTAA
- a CDS encoding glycosyltransferase family 9 protein, which produces MIQFNEEQPKIALFRALQLGDMLCAVPAFRALRHAFPTAEITLIGLPWAESFVKRFNKYIDRHIVFPGYPGLPEQPFSQQAWDGFVTRMQQEEFDCIIQMQGNGTIVNEMLQQLQPRQLAGFHRFDCRMNDETFIEYPEKEHEINRHLLLMQHLGIQGYGTQLEFPITEQEETGLLQVAPFVHREKYIVVHPGSRGSDRRWSPFYFATLADHCAKNGYRVVITGTPEETYITEYLEALMDQPVTNLAGKTSVGVVAALIEHARLLIANCTGVSHIAAATKTPSLIISMDGEPHRWEPLNKQLHHVFDWTKKRSFTEVHHKLIEWLDQKEREAYGLSKFSRMQVGEQGFIIE; this is translated from the coding sequence ATGATTCAATTTAATGAGGAACAACCAAAAATAGCTTTATTCAGGGCCCTGCAACTGGGCGATATGTTGTGCGCCGTGCCTGCCTTCCGCGCATTGCGTCATGCATTTCCCACGGCGGAGATCACCTTGATAGGATTACCCTGGGCGGAATCTTTTGTAAAACGATTTAATAAGTACATCGACCGGCATATTGTATTTCCCGGTTACCCCGGTTTGCCCGAACAGCCTTTTTCACAACAAGCCTGGGATGGGTTTGTTACGCGTATGCAGCAGGAGGAGTTTGATTGCATTATTCAAATGCAGGGCAATGGTACAATTGTAAATGAAATGCTGCAACAGTTACAACCCAGGCAACTCGCAGGGTTTCACCGTTTCGATTGCAGAATGAATGATGAAACATTTATTGAATACCCGGAAAAAGAACATGAAATAAACCGGCATTTGTTATTGATGCAACACCTCGGAATTCAGGGTTATGGCACCCAGCTGGAGTTTCCAATAACAGAACAGGAAGAAACCGGTTTGTTACAGGTAGCTCCGTTTGTACACCGCGAAAAATACATTGTTGTGCATCCGGGATCAAGAGGCAGCGACCGCCGGTGGTCGCCATTTTATTTTGCAACACTCGCCGATCATTGCGCCAAAAATGGATACAGGGTGGTAATAACCGGCACGCCCGAAGAAACGTATATAACTGAATATCTGGAAGCGCTGATGGACCAGCCGGTTACCAACCTGGCAGGTAAAACGAGTGTAGGCGTTGTAGCTGCTTTAATAGAACATGCCCGGCTCTTGATCGCCAATTGTACCGGCGTATCACATATTGCGGCCGCCACTAAAACACCCAGCCTCATCATTAGCATGGATGGCGAACCACATCGCTGGGAACCTTTAAATAAACAATTACACCATGTATTTGACTGGACAAAGAAGAGATCATTTACTGAAGTACATCATAAACTGATTGAATGGCTTGACCAGAAAGAAAGGGAGGCATATGGCCTTTCAAAGTTCAGCAGGATGCAGGTGGGAGAACAAGGTTTCATCATTGAATAA
- a CDS encoding fatty acid desaturase family protein → MPKVTFNNKDKSFFNTLKSSVDQYFATHNIKKTGNWALYSKTAILAPLAILIYALLLFLSPSMPVILSIALCCFLGFVLASIGFNVMHDACHGSYSSKGWVNETMALSSNLLGGNTYIWKFKHNIVHHTYTNIDGVDDDIALSPLMRQCETQKWLPPHRFQHYYGFVLYAFTSLAWFFVMDFTKYFNQKVHTTPMTKMDTREHVIFWISKILYAAFFVVLPIIQLGWLPWILGFIALNLTLGLTLAVVFQLAHVVEHTDFVHADQVEPMKIENEWAIHQVRTTANFAPRNKFISWYVGGLNYQVEHHLFPKISHIHYPAINRIVKQTCAQFNIAYNEFPTMQQAIASHYRIIKELGKKPD, encoded by the coding sequence ATGCCTAAAGTAACCTTTAATAATAAAGACAAATCTTTTTTCAATACGCTAAAGTCATCCGTTGATCAGTATTTTGCTACGCATAATATCAAGAAAACGGGTAACTGGGCCCTGTATTCAAAAACAGCTATTCTGGCGCCGCTGGCGATCCTGATCTACGCATTGCTGCTGTTCCTGTCACCATCCATGCCTGTTATTTTGTCAATTGCGCTTTGCTGTTTCCTGGGTTTTGTGCTGGCCAGCATTGGTTTTAACGTAATGCACGATGCCTGTCACGGCAGTTATTCAAGCAAAGGCTGGGTGAATGAAACCATGGCCCTCAGCTCGAACCTGCTGGGCGGTAATACCTACATCTGGAAATTCAAACACAATATCGTTCACCACACCTATACCAACATCGACGGGGTTGACGATGACATTGCCCTGAGCCCCCTGATGCGTCAGTGTGAAACCCAAAAATGGCTTCCGCCACACCGGTTTCAGCATTATTACGGTTTCGTTTTATATGCATTTACCTCACTGGCCTGGTTCTTTGTGATGGACTTTACCAAATATTTCAACCAGAAAGTACATACTACTCCCATGACCAAAATGGATACCAGGGAGCATGTGATCTTCTGGATAAGTAAAATTTTGTACGCCGCCTTCTTTGTGGTCCTTCCTATCATCCAATTAGGCTGGTTACCCTGGATACTTGGCTTTATAGCCCTGAACCTGACCCTGGGCTTAACCCTGGCAGTAGTGTTTCAGCTGGCACACGTGGTTGAACATACCGATTTCGTACATGCCGATCAGGTGGAACCCATGAAAATCGAGAACGAATGGGCTATTCACCAGGTACGCACCACCGCAAACTTTGCTCCCCGTAATAAATTTATTTCCTGGTACGTGGGTGGATTGAACTACCAGGTAGAACACCACCTGTTCCCAAAGATCAGCCACATTCATTACCCGGCTATCAACCGCATTGTAAAACAAACCTGTGCGCAATTCAATATTGCTTACAATGAGTTTCCTACCATGCAGCAGGCCATTGCTTCGCACTACCGGATAATTAAGGAATTAGGAAAGAAACCGGATTAA
- a CDS encoding DUF3037 domain-containing protein — translation MKPNMQEKYLFEYAVIRMVPRVEREEFCNVGIILFSKEQKFLQAMHTVNEAKVKALDEKADIPEILAYLHAFEKICQGAKEGGPIAQLDMPSRFRWLTAQRSTILQTSRVHPGFCKNPQEALVRLHQQLVL, via the coding sequence ATGAAGCCCAACATGCAGGAAAAATACTTATTTGAGTACGCAGTTATTCGTATGGTGCCCAGGGTAGAGCGGGAAGAGTTTTGCAATGTGGGCATTATTTTATTCAGCAAGGAGCAAAAGTTTTTGCAGGCCATGCACACGGTGAATGAAGCCAAAGTAAAAGCACTGGATGAAAAAGCCGACATTCCTGAAATTCTTGCTTACCTGCACGCATTTGAAAAAATTTGCCAGGGCGCCAAAGAAGGCGGGCCCATTGCCCAGTTGGATATGCCATCCCGGTTCCGCTGGTTAACAGCCCAGCGCAGCACCATATTGCAAACGTCGCGCGTGCATCCGGGCTTTTGCAAAAACCCGCAGGAGGCGTTGGTGCGGTTGCACCAGCAGTTGGTTTTATAG
- a CDS encoding lipocalin family protein produces the protein MKKIVLSVLALSALVFSCKKDDDKKSTRDQLLGKWNFTSEIENHHYSGKDHFDTTKVPAGYATIEFKSNDSCIQIFNNQSDNSTFKVDGSSLIFKYTNNSDTVTVKSVTGSELKIWYKDPYTADEWYEYTDVFNK, from the coding sequence ATGAAAAAAATTGTATTATCAGTACTGGCTTTATCAGCATTAGTGTTTTCATGTAAAAAAGATGATGACAAGAAATCAACCAGAGATCAGTTACTGGGAAAATGGAATTTTACTTCCGAAATAGAAAATCACCATTATTCTGGTAAAGATCACTTCGATACCACAAAAGTTCCTGCCGGCTACGCCACAATCGAATTCAAGAGCAATGATTCCTGCATTCAGATCTTCAATAACCAATCCGATAATTCTACTTTTAAAGTAGACGGTTCAAGCCTGATTTTTAAGTACACGAATAATTCCGACACCGTGACTGTAAAATCAGTCACTGGTTCTGAGTTAAAGATCTGGTATAAAGATCCATATACTGCAGACGAGTGGTATGAATACACTGACGTCTTCAATAAATAA
- a CDS encoding alpha-L-fucosidase: protein MKYLTTTIASLLLISTCVFSQSANNSTGTYTPTPQNLQARQQYQADKFGMFIHWGLSSMLADGEWVMNNRNIKVVDYTRLLRAFNPVDFNAAQWVATAKNAGMKYIVFITRHHDGFSNWDTKYSDWKITNTPYGKDVLKMLSEECRKQGIKLGLYYSLLDWTRSDYPWETGRTGQGTGRTGKGDYASYLQFMKNQLTELLTNYGDIMCIWFDGHWDQTNPEGQSDRSSRIDWKYNEIYELIHKLQPQCMIGNNHHMTPFAGEDFQMFERDLPGENRSGLSFQKPSDALPLETCETTNGAWGYNITDRRYKTEEQVVRLLVGAAGRDANLLLNVGPMPTGLIQAEFTDTLAGAGKWLQQYGESIYGTRGGPLKPQDWGVTTQKGKFIYLHVFKAPDANVIILPDAKMKVKQVKLLGANTPVKYTKMKNGVAVSTEELSITGPDTIIVIEQS from the coding sequence ATGAAATACCTGACTACCACGATTGCCAGCTTACTGCTTATTTCAACCTGCGTATTTTCCCAATCTGCCAACAACAGTACCGGTACATATACGCCCACGCCGCAAAACCTGCAGGCGCGGCAGCAGTACCAGGCAGATAAATTTGGCATGTTTATTCACTGGGGTTTATCAAGCATGCTGGCCGATGGCGAATGGGTAATGAATAACCGGAATATTAAAGTAGTTGATTATACGCGCCTGTTACGGGCCTTCAACCCCGTTGATTTCAATGCCGCGCAATGGGTGGCTACCGCCAAAAACGCCGGCATGAAATACATTGTTTTCATCACCCGTCACCACGATGGGTTCTCCAACTGGGATACCAAATATTCCGACTGGAAAATAACCAATACACCCTACGGTAAGGATGTGCTGAAAATGCTGTCGGAGGAATGCCGCAAACAGGGCATCAAATTGGGCCTGTATTATTCCCTGCTCGACTGGACGCGTTCCGATTATCCCTGGGAAACCGGTCGCACGGGCCAGGGTACAGGTAGAACCGGTAAAGGCGATTATGCCTCCTACCTTCAGTTCATGAAGAACCAGTTAACAGAACTGCTGACGAATTATGGCGATATCATGTGCATCTGGTTCGATGGCCATTGGGACCAAACCAATCCCGAAGGCCAAAGCGATCGTTCTTCGCGCATCGACTGGAAGTACAACGAGATCTATGAGCTGATTCATAAATTACAACCGCAATGTATGATCGGCAATAACCACCATATGACGCCATTTGCGGGCGAAGATTTTCAAATGTTTGAACGCGACCTGCCCGGTGAGAACAGATCAGGCCTGAGTTTTCAGAAACCATCCGATGCTTTACCATTGGAGACCTGCGAAACCACCAATGGCGCCTGGGGTTATAACATCACCGACCGCCGGTATAAGACTGAAGAACAGGTAGTACGCCTGCTCGTAGGCGCTGCTGGCCGCGATGCCAACCTGCTGCTGAATGTAGGGCCTATGCCTACCGGGTTAATCCAGGCTGAGTTTACCGATACGCTGGCCGGGGCAGGGAAGTGGTTGCAACAATATGGCGAAAGCATTTATGGCACGCGCGGCGGCCCCCTTAAACCGCAGGACTGGGGCGTAACCACCCAAAAAGGTAAGTTCATTTATCTGCATGTATTCAAGGCGCCCGATGCCAATGTGATTATTCTGCCCGATGCCAAAATGAAAGTAAAACAGGTAAAACTCCTGGGCGCCAACACGCCCGTTAAATACACTAAAATGAAAAATGGCGTAGCTGTTTCTACGGAAGAACTTTCTATTACGGGGCCGGATACGATTATTGTTATTGAACAATCATAG
- a CDS encoding ferritin-like domain-containing protein: MATATDTGKKNGLTPETADPNTKKKGSLQQGNEEPSFLQKFFIDQLKDMYYAEQELLKALPEVKNAATTEELEDAVESHMKQTERHVKRLEKVFHMIGQKPEGKKCEAMDGLLRECRNIIRETEEHTMTRDAALIIASQKIEHYEIASYGGLVALAVTLGLERAADLLDKTLAEEEDTDQILTDIAENYINVEAEHEGAYNWDKKIWVV, from the coding sequence ATGGCTACCGCAACAGATACAGGAAAGAAAAACGGGTTGACACCGGAAACAGCCGATCCCAATACAAAAAAGAAGGGCAGCCTGCAACAAGGTAATGAAGAACCCTCCTTTCTGCAGAAATTTTTTATTGACCAGTTGAAAGATATGTACTATGCCGAACAGGAATTACTGAAGGCATTGCCCGAAGTAAAAAATGCGGCAACTACCGAGGAACTGGAAGATGCAGTAGAAAGCCATATGAAACAAACCGAACGGCATGTAAAACGGCTCGAAAAGGTATTTCATATGATAGGGCAAAAACCCGAAGGCAAGAAATGTGAAGCCATGGATGGATTGCTGCGCGAATGCAGGAATATTATCAGGGAAACAGAAGAGCACACTATGACCCGCGATGCGGCCCTGATTATTGCTTCACAAAAAATAGAACATTATGAAATAGCTTCCTACGGCGGACTGGTGGCGCTGGCGGTTACGCTGGGCCTGGAACGGGCAGCAGATCTGCTGGACAAAACACTGGCCGAAGAAGAAGACACCGACCAGATCCTCACCGACATTGCCGAAAACTACATCAATGTAGAAGCCGAGCATGAAGGGGCGTATAACTGGGATAAGAAGATTTGGGTTGTTTAA
- a CDS encoding LLM class flavin-dependent oxidoreductase, which yields MEIGVSTFVELTPDAATGKSISQHQRMKDLMEEVELMEQVGLDVFAVGEHHRPDFIASSPAVILAAAAAKTKKIKLSSAVTVLSSDDPVRVFQDFATVDLLSDGRAEVMAGRGSFIESFPLFGYNLNDYDDLFAEKLDLLVELNKSEKVSWKGKFRPAINNLGIYPRPYQPELPIWVAVGGTPQSVMRAASYGLPLAMAIIGGSPDNFTGLAQLYRNTYKKSGHDEQKLQLAVHSHGYIAETSQQAADEFYPSYNYVMTQLGKERGWQPMTRQAFDHMRSKKGALLVGSPQEVTEKILYEQELLGLTRFLMHISVGTMPHDKVMKAIELLGTKVAPEVRKYTKK from the coding sequence ATGGAAATAGGAGTTAGCACATTTGTTGAATTAACGCCCGATGCCGCTACGGGCAAAAGTATTTCGCAACATCAGCGCATGAAGGACCTGATGGAAGAAGTGGAATTAATGGAACAGGTAGGACTGGATGTTTTTGCGGTTGGTGAACACCACCGGCCCGATTTCATTGCTTCCTCGCCTGCTGTTATCCTGGCTGCAGCGGCAGCCAAAACAAAGAAGATAAAATTGAGCAGTGCAGTAACTGTATTAAGCTCTGATGACCCTGTGAGGGTGTTCCAGGACTTTGCTACGGTTGACCTGTTGAGCGATGGCCGAGCCGAGGTAATGGCAGGACGGGGATCTTTTATTGAATCGTTCCCTTTGTTTGGTTACAACCTGAACGATTATGACGACCTGTTTGCCGAAAAGCTCGATCTGCTGGTAGAGTTGAATAAAAGCGAGAAAGTAAGCTGGAAAGGAAAATTCCGTCCGGCAATCAATAACCTGGGTATTTATCCCCGGCCCTATCAACCCGAATTGCCCATATGGGTAGCCGTGGGAGGAACGCCGCAGTCGGTAATGCGTGCCGCTTCGTATGGTTTGCCCCTGGCCATGGCCATCATTGGCGGCAGTCCCGATAATTTTACAGGACTGGCGCAGTTGTACCGGAACACGTATAAGAAGTCTGGCCATGATGAACAGAAGCTGCAGCTGGCGGTACATTCACATGGGTATATTGCCGAAACTTCACAACAGGCGGCGGATGAGTTTTATCCCTCTTACAATTATGTAATGACGCAGCTGGGGAAAGAACGTGGCTGGCAGCCCATGACCCGGCAGGCATTTGACCATATGCGCAGCAAAAAGGGAGCCTTGCTGGTAGGCAGTCCGCAGGAGGTTACTGAAAAGATCCTGTATGAACAGGAATTACTGGGTTTAACGCGGTTCCTGATGCATATCAGTGTAGGCACCATGCCGCATGATAAAGTTATGAAAGCGATTGAGCTATTGGGTACTAAAGTGGCCCCTGAAGTTCGTAAGTATACTAAGAAGTAA